The genomic stretch AATGGTAAAAGGTATTCTTGGCCCGCTTGTGGATGATGTATTTAAAAAATAGGAGGAAGTGAAAATGGGAAATGTAAACATAAAACAAATAGTGAGGGAAAATTACGCAAAGATTGTAAAAAATGACAGTACTTGTTGTGTCCCTAAAAAATCGTGTTGCGGAAATGTTAACGCGGCAGAACACATAAGCAAAAATATAGGTTATTCTACGGAAGAACTTAAGTCAGTTCCTGAAGGCGCCAACCTCGGGCTTGGCTGCGGCAATCCAACCGCGTTAGCGTCGCTAAAAAAAGGAGAGACAGTCCTCGATCTTGGTTCGGGCGCCGGTTTTGATTGTTTTTTGGCGGCAAATAAGGTTGGAAAAAACGGGAAAGTCATAGGTATTGACATGACCCCTGAAATGATTGAAAAGGCGAAAGAAAATGCCGGTAAAGGGAATATTCGAAATGTGGAATTTAAACTGGGAGAAATTGAGGCCCTGCCGGTGGATAATAATTCAGTTGATGTAATAATCTCAAACTGTGTAATCAATCTGTCCCCCGACAAGGAAAAGGTGTTTAAAGAGGCATTCCGGGTTTTAAAACCCGGTGGGAGAATGATGGTTTCGGATATTGTCCTGCTGGAAGCGCTCCCGGATTTCGTGAAAAATTCAATTGAGGCATATGTCGGATGCCTCGCGGGCGCGATAAATAAAAATGAATACATTGACGCAGTAAAAAAAGCGGGATTCGATGAAGTAAGAATAGCTGACGAAAATTCTTTTCCCGTGGAATTCATGGCAAATGACCCGACAGCAAAGGCGGTAATGAATAATTTGAAAATATCATTTGAAAAACTGTGTGAAATAGGGAAATCCATTGTCAGTATAAAGGTGTCAGCGTTTAAAAACAGGGGAATATCCACGGGTAGACATCTTGTTGACAACTATGAAAATATGATTTATCACAAAGTTGTATAATCCTATGGACATCTTGTTGACAACTTTAAAATATCATTATATAATAAAGTTGTAAACCCCCGCACCAAAGATTTTGGTGTGGGGGTAAATTAAAACAGGAGATATGTGTGGATATACCTGCATTAATAATCAAACGGATAAAAAAAAGCGGAAGCGCAAGAATATCGGAAATTGTAAAAGCCACCGGATATTCAAGGCAATACATTAACAAATATTTTCAGGAATTGAGAAATGAAGGTGAAATAAAACTGCTTGGAAGGGCAAATAAGGCTTTTTATGTTCCGGCAAAAGGCAGGCTGGCAGACCGGGCACAGAAAAACATTACCAGGATCCACCGCATTTTGGTTAACAAAGGTCTTTCGGAAGATGTGGTCTTTAATGAAATTAAACAAAAAAGCGGAGTTTTATTTAATATCCCGAAAAATGTTTTGGATATAATAAATTATGCTTTTACAGAGATGTTAAATAATGCTATTGAACATTCACAGTCAAAAAAAATAGAAATAACAATAGTGCGGAATAAAAGAAACATTAATTTTAACGTGGTTGACAGAGGAATAGGTATTTATAATAATATAATGCAAAAAAAGCGCCTTAGAGACTCCATTGAAGCCATACAGGATTTGCTTAAGGGAAAAGAAACTACCGCCCCGCAGGAACATAGCGGTGAAGGGATTTTTTTTACGTCAAAGGTTGCTGATTTTTTCAGCATACAAAGCTCAAAGAAAAAACTTATTTTTGAAAATACAATAGATGATATTTTTATTAAAGACATCAGGTATTTCAAGGGCACAAAAATATTTTTTTTAATAAATATTGATACGGAAAAACAGATTGGGAACATATTTAGAGAATACACTGATGATTCATTTGAGTTTAAAAAAACAAAAGTTACTGTAAAACTTTATAAAAAGGGTTTAGAATATGTATCACGGTCACAGGCGCGAAGAATCTTGAGCGGGCTGGATAAATTTAAAACAATTTACATGGATTTTAAAAATATTGAAACAGTTGGGCAGGGTTTTGCCGATGAAGTTTTTCACGTATGGAAATCGCATAATCCCGGGATTTCAGTTCTGCCGCTTAACGCCAATGAAAACGTACATTTTATGATTAACCGCGCAAAAAAATCAGTGGAGCTGTCTTTTCTAAAATAATCTCTGTTAAAAAAGCAGATTTATATTCGATTAAGAGAAGCTTGCTTCTTTATCCACTTAAACGATTTTTGAGCAGATTCCGCCTGTACTGGGGCAACATTCAGTTTTACATTCCAATTTACAAACCTGCATAGTGTTCCGTCATAGGCAGGATGGCGGCGTATGCGGCGCTCGGCTGGATTATTATCAGTTCCCTTTTAAGCGTTCCGCAGGCCGCGCAGTTTTTGCAGAAATACATGTCAAAGGCTCTTGGCCCTCTTTTGATAATCACGGGGTTGTTCTTGTTGGAAATAATCACTCTGCAAATGCCTGGGATTTCGTTGTCTCAAAAACACCTATTATTTAACAAGGAAGATCGGGGCGGGGTGTGAGTAGAAAATATACCTAAAAGGCCATTAAAATAAGTGTTAACAGAAATATAGTTGACATTCGTCAAGATATTACAATAAAAGAACCAGAGTTCCGATGGTATAATTTGCAAGAGATAGATGTAAATATGGAAGTCAAGCCGATAGGAATAATCCTCACACCGTTTGAATACAAAAAGGATACTCCCATCCAACCTTTTAAATCGAAGGCCATCGGGAAAGTTGAAATATTTAAAAAATATCAAGATGGGTTAGAAAATATAGAGGGTTTACTCTTTGCAATTCTGTAAAATAATTTTGTGGAAAACATTGAAAATTCTCTTGACAGATAACATTAGATAACATATTATTAGCATATGCCAATAATATATTAATGGAGGGAGTATGACAAGACCTTTTAAATGCAGGTGCATAAAAAGTGAACCTCAAATAGGCTATTTTAAACCGAGAGGTATTCCTTTGACAAGCCTTGAAGAGGTCAATTTAACGCTGGATGAATTTGAGGCAATAAGACTTGCTGACCTCGAAGGATTGTATCAAGAGGAAGCGGCAGAGAAAATGAAGGTTTCACGGCAAACCTTCGGTAATATCATAAATTCCGCGCACAATAAAATTGCCGAGGCAATAATAAACGCAAAGGCAATAAAAATAGAAGGAGGTGTATATAAAATGACAAACATGAGGAAATTTAAATGCAGTGACTGTAATCATTCATGGGAACTGCCATATGGGACCGGCAGACCGCAGGTATGTCCTGAATGCAAAAGCAAAAATATCCACAGGGCAGAAGAAGACAGAGGTTGTGCCAGAACGAATAGAAGCAGTGGTTATGGTCGAGGAAAATGTGGGAGGGCAATAAAATGAGAATTTGTATTCCAACAGAAACAGCCGATGGAAAATCAGCAAAGGTGTATGGCCATTTTGGAAGCACGCCATATTTCACCATTTATGACAGCAAGCAAAATAATTTTGAGATAATCAAAAATTCTAATTTGCATCATCTTCATGGAACGTGTCATCCTATGGGAGTACTAGATAATAAAAGCATTGACGCGGTTGTATGCGGGGGTATGGGCACCAGGGCAGTGCAAAAACTTAATGAAGGCGGTATCAAGGCATATAGAACAACTGAAGGAATTGTTGAAGAAATAATCAGGAATTACAAAAATGGCAAACTGCAGGAAATAACCGTTGAAAATTCCTGTATCCAGCATGACTGTCATTAATTTTAAACAAAAATAATGCGGATAAAACTTATCGCTGTTGGCTCAACTAAATGGGAGAGATTCATCCGAAAATGGGGAGTTTCTTTTCTGATAGGTGAAGACGTTTTATTTGATACCTTTGGAAATCCCGGTATTTTCTTGAGCAATATTCAAAGGATAAATATTGATTTATCGAGGATAAAACACATAGTTATCTCTCATGATGACTGGGATCATATTTCAGGTCTTTGCCATATAACAGATACCCGTAAAAATATAAAGGTATATATCTGCCCTGATTTTGCCCAGGAGAGTAAAGAAAAGATAAGGTTTTCTTGTGTAAACGTAATCGAGGCAAATAGTTTATTAAAAATCAAAGATGAAATTTATACAACTGGTCAAATCTATGGAGAATCAGAAGGCAAACGCAAACCGGTTTATGAACAATCACTAATAGTAAAATCTTCAAAAGGACTAACGATTGTTACCGGCTGTGCCCATCCGGGGATAATAAATATTTTGGATAATGTTAAAAAACAATTTAACGAAAATATCTATTTGGTTTTAGGTGGATTGCATTTGAAAGATAAAACAATAGGAGAAATTCAAGAAGTTTTATCTAAGTTGAAACATTATAGAGTTCAAAAGGTTGCACCTTTGCATTGCACAGGCAAAAGAGCAGAACAGCTATTAAAAAACGCATATAACGATAATTATATCTCTTTAAATGCAGGAGAGGTTTTGGAACTTTAAGGAAAACAAGGAATATCGTATGGCAGATTTTAAATGGATCAATGAAGCAAGGCAAACGTTAGGTTTAGACGAGTATGCGAGCCTGGAAGAGATAAAGTCGGCTTATAGAGAATTAGCTTTGAAGTATCACCCCGATGGTTGTGTGGATAAAAAGAAAAAGGAATGCGAGGAGAAGTTTAAAAAAATAGCTTCTGCCAGAGATATTCTTATGACTTATTGCGCAGGCTATAGATATTCTTTTAAGGAAAAGGATGTAAAAAGGAATACTATGGATAAAGAGGTTTACGAACATCTAAAACGGTTCTACGATGGATGGCTGGGCGATTTGGATTTATGAGCAATATATTTGACAAACATTATAAAGAATATGATGCCTGGTATGATAAAAATAAATTTGCCTATTTATCAGAGTTAGAAGCTATTAAAAAAGTTTTACCCAAAAGAGGTAAAGGTTTGGAAATTGGCGTAGGCACAGGAAGATTTGCCTCTGCTTTAGGGATTAAATTTGGAATCGACCCATCTGAAAGAATGCTTGAAACCGCTAAACAGAGAGGCATTAATGTAAGAGCAGCTTATGGAGAAAAATTGCCGTTTGAAAATTCGACCTTTAATTATGTCGCAATTATTATCACCTTATGCTTTGTCAAAAATCCTCAAAAAGTTTTAAAGGAGGCAAAAAGAGTTTTAAAAAAAGGCGGGAAGATCATTATAGGTATTGTTGATAAAGACAGTTTTCTTGGTAAATTTTATGAATCAAAGAAGAAAGAGAGTAAATTTTACAAGCATGCCAACTTTTATTCTGTTGGACAAGTTTTGGATTGGCTAAAAAAATTGAAGTTCGAACACATTAATATTTATCAGACAATCTTCAAAATCCCAAAGAGAACAATTGCAATTGAGCCTGTTAAGGAAGGCTATGGAGACGGGGGTTTCGTTGTAATCGCCGCGCAGATAATGTCAAAAAAAGAATGAAAGAGATTAGGGAAGGAAAGAATTATGATAGAACAAACAGAGCAGGAAATACAACAGGAAGAACGGCTTAAAGCGAATCTGGCAAAGATAAAAAATAAGTTTATAGTTATCAGCGGAAAAGGCGGGGTTGGAAAGACCACAGTATCAGTTAATCTGGCATACGGACTGGCTATTGAGGGATATAAGGTTGGTGTTTTAGATACAGATATACATGGCCCAAATGTACCTAAAATGATGGGTATCGAAAAGAAAAGGCTGATAGCCTCGGAATCCGGAATAGAGCCAATAAAGGTTTTATCAAATTTGAAAGTAATAAGTATTGCTTTGACCACTGATGATCAGGATGAGCCTGTTATCTGGCGAGGCCCGGTCAAGATGGGCGTAATTAATCAATTTTTGTCTGATGTTAATTGGGGAGAGCTTGATTATTTAATTATTGATTCACCTCCCGGAACTGGAGATGAACCTTTAACTGTTTGCCAGCTTATTCCGGATATAAATGGGGCAATAGTTGTTACAACTCCCCAGGATGTTGCCATTTTAGATTCCAGAAAAAGTGTAATGTTTGCCAAGGCATTAAAAATTCCTGTGATAGGAATAATTGAAAATATGAGCGGATTTATATGCCCTCATTGTAAAGAAAAAACAGATTTGTTTAAAAAAGGCGGCGGCGAAAAAGCAGCCAAAGATTTAAATGTGCCGTTCTTAGGGAGCATTCCCATTGAACCAGAGATTGTAAAATTAGGGGATGAAGGCAAACCCTATATATATTTTTCTTCCGGAAGCAGCATATTTACCCCGTTAGAGAAAGCCACAAACGAAGAAAGTGGTAAACCTTCATTTTCTAACGGGGTTAGAGGACAAAATTCTCTAACGGGGTTTGCGGGAGGAAATGAAAGTGAAACAGCAAAAGTAATTGAAGAAATTGTTCGGAAAATTTTAGAAAATTCCATTAATAAAAACCAGCACTAAAGATTATGAAAGATTTGGAATCTTTTGTGAAAGATATAAAGTATTTTGGAAAGATGGATAATCCTACAAGCTGGGCATACGTTAAAGGTCCCTGTGGAGATGAAATGGAGTTTTATCTTCGTATTGATAATGACATAATAGAAGAGGTTAAATTTTATACAGAAGGTTGTATTTTTACTGTTGCCTGTGGTGCGATGACTGCACATTTAGCTCTGGGGAAATCAATTGACGGAGCATTAAGCATTTCTCCATGGACAGTAATCAATGAATTGGAAGGTATACCAAAAGACCATATCCACTGTTCCATTTTGGCTGTAACCAGTCTATACAGGGCCATTACGGATTACTTGCTGAAAGAATAAGATTTAAGGAGTAATATTTTAGAAAAAGATATAGAAGAGGCAGAGGAATCTAAAATTAGTATATTATAGAAAGGAAGTAAAAGTGGAACTTATGTCCAAAAAGAAGCCTAATGTAATTACTGGCGAGATAGTTTCAGTAAATATAAGTTCAGAAAAAGGTGTAAGTAAAAAAAGTGTAGCCAAGGTTTTATTAAAAGAAAATTCTGGGCTCGAGAATGATGCGCATGCAAAGACACCGAATAGAGAAGTCAGTCTTTTAGCCGTCGAATCTATTTCAAAAATGAGAAGGAAAAAACTGGCTGTTAATCCGGGTGATTTTGCAGAGAATATAAC from bacterium encodes the following:
- a CDS encoding DnaJ domain-containing protein, with amino-acid sequence MADFKWINEARQTLGLDEYASLEEIKSAYRELALKYHPDGCVDKKKKECEEKFKKIASARDILMTYCAGYRYSFKEKDVKRNTMDKEVYEHLKRFYDGWLGDLDL
- a CDS encoding arsenite methyltransferase, which translates into the protein MGNVNIKQIVRENYAKIVKNDSTCCVPKKSCCGNVNAAEHISKNIGYSTEELKSVPEGANLGLGCGNPTALASLKKGETVLDLGSGAGFDCFLAANKVGKNGKVIGIDMTPEMIEKAKENAGKGNIRNVEFKLGEIEALPVDNNSVDVIISNCVINLSPDKEKVFKEAFRVLKPGGRMMVSDIVLLEALPDFVKNSIEAYVGCLAGAINKNEYIDAVKKAGFDEVRIADENSFPVEFMANDPTAKAVMNNLKISFEKLCEIGKSIVSIKVSAFKNRGISTGRHLVDNYENMIYHKVV
- a CDS encoding Mrp/NBP35 family ATP-binding protein, whose product is MIEQTEQEIQQEERLKANLAKIKNKFIVISGKGGVGKTTVSVNLAYGLAIEGYKVGVLDTDIHGPNVPKMMGIEKKRLIASESGIEPIKVLSNLKVISIALTTDDQDEPVIWRGPVKMGVINQFLSDVNWGELDYLIIDSPPGTGDEPLTVCQLIPDINGAIVVTTPQDVAILDSRKSVMFAKALKIPVIGIIENMSGFICPHCKEKTDLFKKGGGEKAAKDLNVPFLGSIPIEPEIVKLGDEGKPYIYFSSGSSIFTPLEKATNEESGKPSFSNGVRGQNSLTGFAGGNESETAKVIEEIVRKILENSINKNQH
- a CDS encoding class I SAM-dependent methyltransferase; translation: MSNIFDKHYKEYDAWYDKNKFAYLSELEAIKKVLPKRGKGLEIGVGTGRFASALGIKFGIDPSERMLETAKQRGINVRAAYGEKLPFENSTFNYVAIIITLCFVKNPQKVLKEAKRVLKKGGKIIIGIVDKDSFLGKFYESKKKESKFYKHANFYSVGQVLDWLKKLKFEHINIYQTIFKIPKRTIAIEPVKEGYGDGGFVVIAAQIMSKKE
- a CDS encoding NifB/NifX family molybdenum-iron cluster-binding protein, with amino-acid sequence MRICIPTETADGKSAKVYGHFGSTPYFTIYDSKQNNFEIIKNSNLHHLHGTCHPMGVLDNKSIDAVVCGGMGTRAVQKLNEGGIKAYRTTEGIVEEIIRNYKNGKLQEITVENSCIQHDCH
- a CDS encoding DUF4325 domain-containing protein, yielding MDIPALIIKRIKKSGSARISEIVKATGYSRQYINKYFQELRNEGEIKLLGRANKAFYVPAKGRLADRAQKNITRIHRILVNKGLSEDVVFNEIKQKSGVLFNIPKNVLDIINYAFTEMLNNAIEHSQSKKIEITIVRNKRNINFNVVDRGIGIYNNIMQKKRLRDSIEAIQDLLKGKETTAPQEHSGEGIFFTSKVADFFSIQSSKKKLIFENTIDDIFIKDIRYFKGTKIFFLINIDTEKQIGNIFREYTDDSFEFKKTKVTVKLYKKGLEYVSRSQARRILSGLDKFKTIYMDFKNIETVGQGFADEVFHVWKSHNPGISVLPLNANENVHFMINRAKKSVELSFLK
- a CDS encoding MOSC domain-containing protein; this translates as MSKKKPNVITGEIVSVNISSEKGVSKKSVAKVLLKENSGLENDAHAKTPNREVSLLAVESISKMRRKKLAVNPGDFAENITTKGIDLLRLPLGTKVQIGEALLEITQIGKICHSGCQVFLKIGDCVMPKEGIFAKVVHGGEIKVGDIIICTIN
- a CDS encoding DUF134 domain-containing protein; protein product: MTRPFKCRCIKSEPQIGYFKPRGIPLTSLEEVNLTLDEFEAIRLADLEGLYQEEAAEKMKVSRQTFGNIINSAHNKIAEAIINAKAIKIEGGVYKMTNMRKFKCSDCNHSWELPYGTGRPQVCPECKSKNIHRAEEDRGCARTNRSSGYGRGKCGRAIK
- a CDS encoding iron-sulfur cluster assembly scaffold protein, producing MKDIKYFGKMDNPTSWAYVKGPCGDEMEFYLRIDNDIIEEVKFYTEGCIFTVACGAMTAHLALGKSIDGALSISPWTVINELEGIPKDHIHCSILAVTSLYRAITDYLLKE
- a CDS encoding MBL fold metallo-hydrolase, whose translation is MRIKLIAVGSTKWERFIRKWGVSFLIGEDVLFDTFGNPGIFLSNIQRINIDLSRIKHIVISHDDWDHISGLCHITDTRKNIKVYICPDFAQESKEKIRFSCVNVIEANSLLKIKDEIYTTGQIYGESEGKRKPVYEQSLIVKSSKGLTIVTGCAHPGIINILDNVKKQFNENIYLVLGGLHLKDKTIGEIQEVLSKLKHYRVQKVAPLHCTGKRAEQLLKNAYNDNYISLNAGEVLEL